A genome region from Geodermatophilus bullaregiensis includes the following:
- a CDS encoding LmeA family phospholipid-binding protein has translation MRAVLGVLVLLVVVLGGVALVADPVAEGMAEDRVAVALQDAGALAGTPQVDITGWPFLTQAVAGTYDEVRIGLTAADLGQPEGTRADVTLRGVHVPLSDALSGSVQEVPVDRVDGTATLSYALLSRELGADTTLERAGDGLRVTRTVEVLGYTVPLTAVGGVVLEGDELVIEVEDAEAAGVGVPDFVVDRAVALLDLRYPVRLPFGLQLTGVTPADDGVDVAAQATDTVFRPS, from the coding sequence GTGCGCGCGGTCCTGGGGGTCCTCGTCCTCCTCGTCGTCGTCCTCGGCGGGGTCGCGCTGGTGGCCGACCCGGTCGCCGAGGGGATGGCCGAGGACCGGGTCGCCGTGGCGCTGCAGGACGCCGGGGCCCTCGCCGGCACGCCGCAGGTCGACATCACCGGCTGGCCCTTCCTCACGCAGGCGGTGGCCGGCACCTACGACGAGGTGCGCATCGGGCTGACCGCCGCGGACCTCGGCCAGCCCGAGGGCACCCGCGCCGACGTCACGCTGCGCGGTGTGCACGTGCCGCTGTCGGACGCGCTGTCCGGCTCGGTGCAGGAGGTGCCGGTCGACCGCGTCGACGGGACGGCGACGCTGTCCTACGCGCTGCTGTCGCGGGAGCTCGGCGCCGACACCACCCTCGAGCGGGCCGGCGACGGGCTGCGGGTCACCCGCACCGTCGAGGTGCTCGGCTACACCGTGCCGCTCACCGCGGTCGGCGGTGTCGTCCTCGAGGGCGACGAGCTGGTCATCGAGGTCGAGGACGCCGAGGCCGCCGGCGTCGGCGTGCCCGACTTCGTGGTCGACCGGGCCGTGGCGCTGCTGGACCTGCGCTACCCGGTCCGGCTGCCGTTCGGCCTGCAGCTGACCGGCGTCACCCCCGCCGACGACGGCGTCGACGTGGCGGCCCAGGCCACGGACACGGTGTTCCGCCCCTCGTGA
- a CDS encoding winged helix-turn-helix transcriptional regulator, with the protein MRLVLMTAARQATTEVLPALGLLGHQVRVVAPELSSLLDGDSGDVVLVDARHDLVQARTLCGLLSSTGVASALVAVLSEGGLVALSADWGVDDVLLDTAGPAEVDARLRWATARRLAATTPADGVDGGLTQAGELVIDEHSYSAKLRGRPLDLTYKEFELLKYLAQHPGRVFSRAQLLQEIWGYDYFGGTRTVDVHVRRLRAKLGTEHEALIGTVRNVGYKLDQQVADATAAAARAEAERSGEAVAGPARSTTPLP; encoded by the coding sequence ATGCGACTCGTGCTCATGACCGCGGCGCGTCAGGCCACCACCGAGGTGCTGCCCGCCCTGGGCCTGCTCGGACACCAGGTGCGCGTGGTGGCCCCCGAGCTGTCCAGCCTGCTCGACGGCGACTCCGGCGACGTGGTCCTCGTCGACGCCCGCCACGACCTCGTCCAGGCCCGCACGCTGTGCGGTCTGCTGTCCTCCACCGGGGTGGCCTCGGCGCTGGTCGCCGTCCTCTCCGAGGGGGGGCTGGTCGCCCTGTCGGCCGACTGGGGCGTCGACGACGTCCTGCTCGACACCGCCGGCCCCGCCGAGGTCGACGCGCGCCTGCGCTGGGCCACCGCTCGCCGGCTCGCGGCCACCACCCCGGCCGACGGCGTCGACGGCGGCCTCACGCAGGCCGGTGAGCTGGTCATCGACGAGCACAGCTACTCGGCCAAGTTGCGCGGCCGGCCGCTGGACCTGACGTACAAGGAGTTCGAGCTCCTCAAGTACCTCGCCCAGCACCCGGGCCGAGTCTTCTCCCGCGCCCAGCTGCTGCAGGAGATCTGGGGCTACGACTACTTCGGCGGCACGCGCACCGTCGACGTCCACGTCCGCCGCCTGCGCGCCAAGCTCGGCACCGAGCACGAGGCGCTCATCGGCACCGTGCGCAACGTCGGCTACAAGCTCGACCAGCAGGTCGCCGACGCCACGGCCGCCGCGGCGCGCGCCGAGGCGGAGCGGTCGGGCGAGGCCGTCGCCGGTCCCGCCCGCAGCACCACCCCCCTGCCCTGA
- the mshD gene encoding mycothiol synthase: MSAPTVRHPGRLDPADTAAVLALLRAAAAADGVRPLSEEAELRLQHGGPPGGQDVVATTEDGVLTGYARLELGPPGSSDDAEAELVVAPGARGRGVGAALLTRLEELSAGRPLRVWAHGDLPAATALATARGYTRARVLLQMRRPLTDDDLDARPALPDDVHVAAFRPGRDDGAWLRVNARAFAAHPEQGAWTPEDLHLREAEPWFDPAGFLLAWRGDPDAGGTLLGSHWTKVHPPGDAGPDAVGEVYVLGIDPTAQGLGLGRALTDLGLAHLRGRGLDQVLLYVEEDNAAAVHLYESRGFGRYAVDVSWRRVP; this comes from the coding sequence CTGAGCGCACCCACCGTCCGTCACCCCGGGCGGCTCGACCCCGCGGACACCGCGGCCGTCCTCGCGCTGCTGCGCGCCGCGGCTGCGGCCGACGGCGTCCGCCCGCTGTCGGAGGAGGCCGAGCTGCGCCTGCAGCACGGCGGTCCGCCCGGCGGCCAGGACGTCGTCGCCACCACCGAGGACGGCGTGCTGACCGGCTACGCCCGCCTCGAGCTGGGCCCGCCCGGGTCCTCCGACGACGCCGAGGCCGAGCTGGTCGTCGCCCCCGGCGCCCGCGGCCGCGGGGTCGGCGCGGCGCTGCTGACCCGGCTCGAGGAGCTCTCCGCAGGCCGGCCGCTGCGGGTGTGGGCGCACGGCGACCTGCCGGCCGCGACCGCGCTGGCCACCGCCCGCGGCTACACCCGCGCGCGGGTCCTGCTGCAGATGCGCCGTCCCCTCACCGACGACGACCTCGATGCCCGCCCGGCGCTGCCCGACGACGTGCACGTGGCCGCCTTCCGGCCCGGCCGGGACGACGGGGCGTGGCTGCGCGTGAACGCCCGCGCCTTCGCCGCCCACCCCGAGCAGGGCGCGTGGACGCCGGAGGACCTGCACCTGCGGGAGGCCGAGCCCTGGTTCGACCCGGCCGGCTTCCTGCTGGCCTGGCGCGGCGACCCCGACGCCGGCGGCACCCTGCTCGGGTCCCACTGGACCAAGGTGCACCCGCCCGGCGATGCCGGCCCGGACGCGGTCGGCGAGGTGTACGTGCTCGGCATCGACCCCACCGCGCAGGGCCTGGGCCTGGGTCGCGCGCTCACCGACCTCGGCCTGGCGCACCTGCGCGGCCGCGGGCTGGACCAGGTGCTCCTCTACGTGGAGGAGGACAACGCCGCCGCGGTGCACCTCTACGAGAGCCGCGGCTTCGGCAGGTACGCCGTCGACGTCTCCTGGCGGCGCGTCCCCTGA
- the pstS gene encoding phosphate ABC transporter substrate-binding protein PstS has translation MKLSTRSRAAVLSTALASTLALAACGAANESESSSGGGGGSAEGAEQLSGDLVGAGASSQQAAMEAWQAGFQGEHPDVDFSYDPVGSGGGREQFIAGATDFAGSDAALDEEELASAQERCAGGEVFELPNYISPIAVVYNLEGVDELDLRPATIAGIFTGQITTWNDPAIAADNPGATLPDQAITPVHRADDSGTTDNFTDYLFQAAGDVWTSEPDGVWPLPGGEAANGTSGVVGVVESTAGAITYADASRAGDLGVVNVAVGDEFVAPTPESAAAVVENSPAVEGRGEYDFAVEVNRLTEGSGEYPVVLVSYHVGCVTYDDQATADNVQAFMQYVVSEEGQQAAADNAGNAPISETLREQAQTAVDAISAG, from the coding sequence TTGAAGCTCAGCACCAGGTCGCGCGCCGCCGTCCTCTCCACGGCGCTGGCCAGCACCCTCGCGCTCGCCGCGTGTGGGGCGGCCAACGAGTCCGAGTCCTCCTCCGGGGGTGGTGGCGGCAGCGCCGAGGGCGCCGAGCAGCTCAGCGGCGACCTCGTCGGCGCCGGCGCGAGCAGCCAGCAGGCCGCCATGGAGGCCTGGCAGGCCGGCTTCCAGGGCGAGCACCCCGACGTGGACTTCTCCTACGACCCGGTCGGCTCGGGCGGTGGCCGCGAGCAGTTCATCGCCGGCGCCACGGACTTCGCCGGCTCCGACGCCGCGCTCGACGAGGAGGAGCTGGCCTCGGCGCAGGAGCGCTGCGCCGGCGGCGAGGTCTTCGAGCTGCCGAACTACATCTCGCCGATCGCGGTCGTCTACAACCTCGAGGGCGTCGACGAGCTGGACCTGCGGCCCGCCACGATCGCCGGCATCTTCACCGGCCAGATCACCACCTGGAACGACCCGGCCATCGCCGCGGACAACCCCGGCGCGACGCTGCCCGACCAGGCCATCACCCCGGTGCACCGCGCCGACGACTCGGGCACGACGGACAACTTCACCGACTACCTGTTCCAGGCCGCCGGTGACGTGTGGACCTCCGAGCCCGACGGCGTGTGGCCGCTGCCCGGCGGCGAGGCGGCCAACGGCACCTCCGGTGTCGTCGGCGTGGTGGAGAGCACGGCCGGCGCGATCACGTACGCGGACGCCAGCCGGGCCGGCGACCTCGGCGTCGTCAACGTGGCCGTCGGGGACGAGTTCGTGGCCCCGACCCCGGAGTCCGCGGCGGCCGTCGTCGAGAACAGCCCGGCCGTCGAGGGCCGCGGCGAGTACGACTTCGCCGTCGAGGTCAACCGGCTGACGGAGGGATCGGGCGAGTACCCGGTCGTCCTGGTGAGCTACCACGTCGGCTGCGTCACCTACGACGACCAGGCGACCGCGGACAACGTCCAGGCCTTCATGCAGTACGTGGTGAGCGAGGAGGGCCAGCAGGCCGCCGCCGACAACGCCGGCAACGCCCCGATCTCGGAGACGCTGCGCGAGCAGGCCCAGACCGCGGTCGACGCCATCAGCGCCGGCTGA